Proteins from a genomic interval of Archangium lipolyticum:
- a CDS encoding class I SAM-dependent methyltransferase, with protein sequence MYLTKINAQPVDGNFDWNGYFSARQHESILEGIECRGLLESVRAMLAEDNAVLTLSLTRVLRALLKDTPLAKPRILELGAATGYLTRWLLHRYGGHATLVDNSPGSHAAYLAVQDPVKEHIDYVRSDLFALDLPREFDLTCSFGLIEHFADKREVLAAHRRFMKEGGRSLVVIPLDTKLTRVFYEVHPEQNLGYRELLTIPELKAALTDAGFEVLGVEVSQGFAYDYAAALCR encoded by the coding sequence ATGTACCTGACCAAAATCAATGCCCAGCCGGTCGACGGCAACTTCGACTGGAACGGCTACTTCTCGGCGCGTCAGCATGAATCGATTCTCGAGGGAATCGAATGCCGCGGCCTCCTCGAGAGCGTCCGGGCGATGCTCGCGGAGGACAACGCCGTCCTCACCCTGTCTCTCACCCGGGTGCTGCGCGCCCTGCTCAAGGACACGCCACTTGCCAAGCCGCGGATCCTGGAGCTCGGCGCCGCGACCGGGTATCTGACGCGTTGGCTCCTGCACCGCTATGGCGGCCACGCCACGCTGGTCGACAACAGCCCCGGCTCGCATGCCGCGTATCTGGCGGTTCAGGACCCGGTCAAAGAGCACATCGACTACGTCCGCAGCGACCTGTTCGCGCTCGATCTGCCCCGCGAGTTCGACCTGACCTGCAGCTTCGGGCTGATCGAGCACTTCGCCGACAAGCGCGAGGTGCTGGCGGCGCACCGGCGCTTCATGAAGGAGGGTGGGCGATCGCTGGTGGTCATCCCCCTCGACACCAAGCTGACGCGGGTCTTCTACGAGGTCCATCCCGAGCAGAACCTCGGGTATCGCGAGCTGCTCACGATCCCCGAGCTGAAAGCGGCACTCACCGACGCCGGCTTCGAGGTACTCGGCGTCGAGGTCAGCCAGGGCTTCGCGTATGACTACGCTGCGGCCCTGTGCCGCTGA
- a CDS encoding 2OG-Fe(II) oxygenase: MKATYIDEQVAVFDDVLSPEDFKNFWNYCQNETWESVHAQTRLGVFRLDDGDPLWGKQVAWPSMPLEGMLPPGLDLSKAPLKFYPTRKAIDPVLEAIKARCPHVTSLIGKEGEDWAGISVRPYIYPRGSGVSWHADNGPYSGAVIFYAHPEWNVLWGGELLIADPSTKLVEAPGAGVHQRLDNRAENEEILRNGFGRYVMPKPNRIVFIAPGYRHMIAKVTPAAGNHARVSVAGFFITPEGVMQMAKMFLEQGV; encoded by the coding sequence ATGAAAGCCACATACATAGACGAACAAGTCGCTGTCTTCGACGATGTGCTGTCACCAGAGGATTTCAAGAACTTCTGGAACTACTGCCAGAATGAGACGTGGGAGAGCGTGCACGCTCAAACGCGCCTGGGCGTGTTCCGTCTCGATGATGGCGACCCCCTCTGGGGTAAGCAGGTCGCGTGGCCGTCCATGCCGCTCGAGGGCATGCTTCCGCCGGGCCTCGACCTGAGCAAGGCACCGCTCAAGTTCTACCCGACCCGTAAGGCCATCGACCCCGTGCTCGAAGCCATCAAGGCCCGCTGCCCTCACGTCACGAGCCTCATCGGCAAGGAGGGAGAGGATTGGGCGGGTATCAGCGTGAGGCCGTACATCTACCCGCGAGGCTCGGGGGTCTCCTGGCACGCGGACAATGGTCCCTACTCCGGCGCGGTCATCTTCTACGCGCACCCCGAATGGAACGTGCTCTGGGGTGGAGAGTTGCTCATCGCGGACCCGTCCACGAAGTTGGTGGAGGCGCCGGGAGCGGGCGTCCATCAGAGGTTGGATAATCGCGCCGAGAACGAGGAGATCCTTCGCAACGGATTCGGCCGTTACGTCATGCCGAAGCCCAACCGCATCGTGTTCATCGCGCCCGGCTACCGCCACATGATCGCGAAGGTCACGCCCGCGGCCGGAAACCACGCGCGGGTCTCGGTCGCCGGCTTCTTCATCACCCCCGAGGGGGTCATGCAGATGGCGAAGATGTTCCTCGAACAGGGAGTCTGA
- a CDS encoding non-ribosomal peptide synthetase yields MTSLAKDDVQDILGLTEMQWGMLVQYLRDPGGTLYHEQLRLDIEGDIDEAVFVQAWDSVVSANEMLRAVFRWERLAKPVQVIRRRYRPNVRCHDLRAVPPGERDAALERAVALDASDVFDLREVPFRITLLRVGDTRWTLLKTFHHILYDGWSTRVILGEFLAAYTALRQGKEPAQVHKGRFRDHVLGLKLQDPAKAEAYWKNYLGDLDVQPFPEMRRHDALPAARNGQLRRPLSPEASAGVRSLANAHRLTPAQVLYVAWGLLLQKYTGSNDCIFGTTVSGREGGSQGVDAVVGLYINTPPMRLRCRPDERFRDVLHRVGAELAQRDGFVSTPLTSIQRACGVSHDQRFVDTIIAVQNFPFDALLRAAPVGFRIVRLSSRESSEYPLALAIAGSTELEIEATYQEDMFSEAAVNQLVEHFGRILASASERPDATVAELLRTRNLVGEQRWQRLTHPDIVWNTPAPADVDVATLIELQVARTPDAVAAVYNGQRMSYRELNASANRLAHRLRAQGAGPETFIGLLLGQGLQRIESMLAVIKTGAAYVPIDPASPPARTRALLKDCGAILLIADAAAAELTDLPCPLLRLDTLSGELQALADAHATAVDPPRRVDLRNPMCVVYTSGSTGMPKGVVLEHRSVVNLLFWHGTNFELKPGRPILMLSDYTFDPHIEEIFGVLMHGATVHLASQELLLDHRLFSNYLDEHEIYLISGVPSLIQQHLGNGERHPSLKIVISGGEKLDDALKQRVLNAGYAFFNHYAPSECTVDAFSWRCDDAVVHLGPTIPNVQGYVLESIDELALDGLVGELALSGRCLARGYAGQPALTAERFVPHPFIPGERLYMTGDIGRRRFDGAIECIGRKDGQIKLRGIRIELGEIEATLLRYPGIREAVVIARDDGDGQGGGDSRYLCGYVVAEHPVEPELLRAHLATTLPAHMVPPCIVPLDSLPLTSRGKIDRARLPSPRATFVVQAAPTTPTEKRLARIWADVLGLDAETVDADRSFFEVGGHSLSAMKLAAAIEKEFGKHLPLAELFRAQTIRELAELLDGGEQREYVPIPSAPERPEYPVSSIQKRIYATAARLPDSTVYNMAGGVWVEGDVDVERLGAAFDTLIRRHEALRTGFEISGGELVQRIHPHVPASIERRSAASTDEVAATVGALVRPFDLARPPLARLAVIDAAPQLRLLLLDIHHIIADGAACTILVRELLAAYRGEALPPLPVQAKDHTVWMQSEACRQTLQEQANYWSRALAGGIPPLALPTDFPRASQQRHRGATLHFNLGAARHAGLVSLARAQGATLFMTTLSVFGVFLGRLSGREDLVIGTPVEGRRRVDLQRVVGLLINMLPLRLRPARQQSFLELLAEVRTLVVQAFEHQELPVDDIIQSLGIKSEAGRHPLFDVAFAYERGEDLAERKIEVPGSGWRVSPYVHSTGSAKFDLTLTLTEEESDLRCVIEYDADLFLPETVANLRDKLCILVDAILRAPDLAVSELDWRTDFEKRLANKAEVDFAF; encoded by the coding sequence ATGACGAGCCTGGCTAAGGACGATGTTCAGGACATTCTCGGCCTCACCGAGATGCAGTGGGGCATGCTCGTCCAGTACCTCAGGGACCCGGGTGGCACCCTCTATCACGAGCAGCTCCGCCTCGATATCGAGGGCGATATCGACGAAGCGGTCTTCGTCCAGGCCTGGGATTCCGTTGTCTCAGCAAACGAGATGCTGCGCGCCGTCTTCCGCTGGGAGCGACTCGCCAAGCCCGTCCAGGTGATCCGCCGCCGGTACCGGCCGAACGTCCGCTGCCACGATCTGCGTGCGGTGCCGCCGGGCGAACGCGACGCCGCGCTCGAACGCGCGGTAGCGCTCGACGCATCTGATGTGTTCGACCTTCGCGAGGTGCCGTTCCGTATCACGCTCCTGCGCGTCGGTGACACGCGCTGGACCCTGCTCAAGACCTTCCATCACATCCTCTACGACGGATGGAGCACGCGGGTCATCCTGGGCGAGTTCCTCGCGGCCTATACCGCCTTGCGTCAGGGGAAGGAGCCAGCGCAGGTCCACAAAGGGCGCTTCCGTGACCATGTACTGGGTTTGAAACTCCAGGACCCGGCGAAGGCCGAGGCCTACTGGAAGAACTACCTGGGCGACCTCGACGTCCAGCCGTTCCCGGAGATGCGCCGCCACGACGCGTTGCCGGCGGCCAGGAACGGGCAGCTCCGCCGCCCCCTGTCCCCTGAGGCTTCGGCGGGCGTCCGCAGCCTCGCGAATGCCCACCGCCTGACGCCAGCCCAGGTGCTCTACGTCGCCTGGGGGCTGCTCCTCCAGAAGTACACCGGCTCGAACGACTGCATCTTCGGTACGACGGTGTCGGGACGCGAAGGCGGAAGCCAGGGCGTCGACGCGGTGGTCGGCCTCTACATCAACACGCCGCCCATGCGCCTTCGCTGCCGCCCTGACGAGCGGTTCCGCGATGTGCTGCACCGCGTCGGCGCGGAGCTTGCTCAACGTGACGGCTTCGTGTCGACGCCGCTCACCTCGATCCAACGCGCTTGCGGCGTCAGCCACGACCAGCGCTTCGTTGACACCATCATCGCGGTCCAGAATTTTCCCTTCGATGCGCTGCTGCGCGCCGCGCCCGTCGGTTTCCGCATCGTCCGCCTTTCCAGCCGGGAATCCTCCGAGTACCCGCTGGCGCTGGCCATCGCCGGCAGTACCGAGCTCGAGATCGAAGCGACCTATCAGGAGGACATGTTCTCCGAAGCGGCCGTGAACCAGCTCGTGGAGCATTTCGGGCGGATCCTCGCGAGCGCCAGCGAACGTCCGGACGCGACGGTCGCCGAGCTGCTCCGGACGCGCAACCTCGTCGGCGAGCAGCGCTGGCAGCGCTTGACGCATCCCGACATCGTCTGGAACACGCCGGCCCCCGCCGACGTCGATGTCGCAACCCTCATCGAGCTCCAGGTCGCGCGCACTCCCGATGCGGTCGCCGCGGTCTACAACGGACAGCGCATGAGCTACCGCGAGCTCAACGCGTCCGCCAATCGGCTCGCGCACCGCCTCCGCGCTCAGGGCGCCGGTCCGGAGACCTTCATTGGCCTCCTGCTCGGACAAGGCCTGCAGCGCATCGAATCCATGCTGGCGGTGATCAAGACCGGCGCGGCCTATGTGCCGATCGACCCCGCTTCGCCGCCCGCACGGACCCGAGCGCTCTTGAAGGACTGCGGCGCCATCCTGCTCATCGCCGACGCCGCGGCAGCCGAGCTGACGGACCTTCCGTGCCCGCTGCTACGCCTCGACACCCTCAGTGGCGAATTGCAGGCGCTGGCGGACGCCCATGCGACGGCGGTCGATCCGCCCCGGCGCGTTGACCTGCGCAATCCCATGTGCGTCGTCTACACCTCCGGCTCGACGGGCATGCCGAAGGGCGTCGTGCTCGAGCACCGCAGCGTGGTCAACCTGCTCTTCTGGCACGGCACGAACTTCGAGCTGAAGCCCGGACGCCCGATCCTGATGCTGTCGGATTACACCTTCGATCCACACATCGAGGAGATCTTCGGGGTCCTGATGCACGGCGCGACGGTGCACCTTGCCTCGCAGGAGCTGCTCCTCGATCACCGGCTGTTCTCGAACTACCTGGACGAGCACGAGATCTATTTGATCAGCGGCGTGCCCTCGCTCATCCAGCAGCACCTGGGCAACGGGGAGCGCCATCCCAGCCTGAAGATCGTCATCTCGGGCGGCGAGAAACTCGACGACGCGCTGAAGCAGCGGGTCCTGAACGCCGGTTACGCGTTCTTCAACCACTACGCGCCGAGCGAGTGCACCGTCGATGCGTTCTCGTGGCGCTGCGACGACGCCGTCGTGCACCTCGGCCCGACCATCCCCAACGTGCAAGGATACGTGCTCGAGAGTATCGACGAGCTGGCGCTCGACGGGCTGGTCGGCGAGCTGGCGTTGTCCGGCCGTTGCCTGGCGCGCGGATACGCGGGCCAGCCCGCACTCACCGCTGAGCGCTTCGTGCCGCACCCGTTCATTCCCGGCGAACGCCTCTACATGACCGGCGACATCGGGCGGCGGCGCTTCGACGGAGCCATCGAGTGCATCGGCCGCAAAGATGGACAAATCAAGTTGCGCGGCATCCGCATCGAGCTCGGCGAGATCGAGGCCACGCTCTTGAGGTATCCCGGCATCCGCGAGGCCGTGGTCATCGCGCGGGACGACGGGGACGGTCAGGGCGGCGGCGATAGCCGCTATCTTTGCGGCTATGTCGTTGCCGAGCACCCCGTGGAGCCCGAGCTGCTGCGCGCGCACCTCGCCACCACGCTGCCCGCGCACATGGTGCCGCCATGCATCGTCCCGCTGGATAGCCTGCCGCTTACCAGCAGAGGCAAGATCGACCGCGCGCGCCTGCCGTCACCGCGCGCCACGTTCGTCGTCCAGGCAGCGCCAACGACACCGACCGAGAAGCGCCTCGCGCGGATCTGGGCGGACGTTCTCGGGCTCGATGCCGAGACGGTCGATGCCGACCGGTCATTCTTCGAGGTCGGCGGCCACTCGCTCTCGGCGATGAAGCTCGCCGCTGCCATCGAGAAGGAGTTCGGCAAGCATCTGCCGCTGGCCGAGCTGTTCCGTGCCCAGACCATTCGCGAGCTGGCGGAGCTGCTCGACGGCGGGGAGCAGCGGGAGTACGTGCCCATTCCATCCGCGCCGGAGCGCCCGGAGTATCCGGTGTCGTCGATCCAGAAGCGGATCTACGCCACGGCCGCGCGTCTCCCGGACAGCACCGTCTACAACATGGCAGGCGGCGTCTGGGTCGAGGGAGACGTCGATGTCGAGCGCCTGGGCGCGGCGTTCGACACGCTGATCCGGCGCCACGAGGCCCTGAGAACCGGCTTCGAGATCAGCGGCGGCGAGTTGGTGCAGCGGATCCACCCACACGTGCCAGCATCGATCGAGCGACGGAGCGCCGCCTCGACGGACGAGGTCGCCGCGACCGTTGGTGCCCTCGTGCGGCCATTCGACCTCGCACGGCCGCCTCTCGCGCGCCTCGCGGTGATCGATGCCGCGCCGCAGCTGCGGCTGCTGCTGCTCGACATACACCACATCATCGCCGACGGTGCCGCCTGCACCATCCTGGTGCGCGAGCTTCTGGCCGCATACCGTGGGGAGGCGTTGCCTCCGCTACCGGTCCAGGCGAAGGACCATACCGTGTGGATGCAGTCGGAGGCCTGCCGGCAGACGCTCCAGGAGCAGGCGAACTACTGGTCGCGCGCGCTCGCGGGTGGGATCCCGCCGCTGGCGCTCCCAACGGATTTTCCACGGGCCTCCCAGCAGCGCCACCGCGGCGCGACGCTCCACTTCAATCTCGGCGCGGCCCGCCACGCGGGGCTCGTTTCGCTAGCCCGTGCGCAAGGCGCTACGCTCTTCATGACCACGCTGAGCGTCTTCGGTGTATTCCTCGGCAGGCTCTCCGGACGCGAGGATCTGGTCATCGGCACGCCCGTAGAGGGCCGGCGCCGGGTCGACCTGCAGCGTGTCGTCGGCCTGCTCATCAACATGCTGCCGCTGCGTTTGCGGCCAGCCCGGCAGCAAAGCTTCCTCGAGCTGCTCGCCGAGGTACGCACGCTCGTGGTCCAGGCGTTCGAGCACCAGGAGCTTCCGGTGGACGACATCATCCAAAGCCTGGGAATCAAGAGCGAGGCGGGCCGGCATCCGCTGTTCGACGTGGCGTTCGCGTACGAGCGGGGCGAGGATCTGGCGGAGCGCAAGATCGAAGTACCCGGATCCGGGTGGCGTGTTTCACCCTACGTGCATTCCACCGGCAGCGCCAAGTTCGACCTGACGCTGACGCTGACCGAGGAAGAGTCCGATCTGCGGTGTGTCATCGAGTACGATGCCGACCTCTTCCTGCCGGAAACGGTGGCAAACCTGCGCGACAAGCTCTGCATCCTGGTCGATGCCATCTTGCGCGCACCTGACCTGGCCGTCAGCGAGCTGGATTGGCGGACGGACTTCGAGAAACGACTGGCGAACAAGGCAGAAGTCGACTTCGCCTTTTGA